A segment of the Oceanispirochaeta sp. M1 genome:
TGCAGAGGCAGTGTTCTGGGGTTTGAATTCCACATGTTCTCCCACAACCTTAATTTTGTGATGAGAGCCCCCCCCTCTTCATTGGACTAGACTTCCACATCGAAATAGGAAACTTCTTCCTGCCTGACTCCCTCCGCTTTGTAGGACCTGTTGCTGGCCACGGCAAACTTGCAGACCGGAGTTCCCTTGGGGGTGAGTCTGGCCTCGGGATCACGCACCAGATTGCCCTCGAGAATTACAGTATTGGAAGGGCTTATTTCTTATAAATTGATTGTTCAAAACATTATGATCAAATGC
Coding sequences within it:
- a CDS encoding single-stranded DNA-binding protein codes for the protein MSPSNTVILEGNLVRDPEARLTPKGTPVCKFAVASNRSYKAEGVRQEEVSYFDVEV